The following are encoded in a window of Bradyrhizobium sp. WBOS07 genomic DNA:
- a CDS encoding TIGR02186 family protein, which produces MMRTLLAILLVLLLGGAARAERLIVSVSNHRVTVTPNYSGEELVLFGSVEKDATTPADRTAYDLVVTVMGPRADMVTRRKERTFGIWINTDYRQFLQVPSYLALFANRPFETITSPEIARRQQIGLNNVLLTQRVSGDFADVVPNDAFRSAFIRLRTQRGLYREDGSAVTFLTPTLFRTGIPLPAEVPIGTYEVEIKLFANGAFIGKTETAFEIVKIGFEQFVATTARHNGFLYGLATVAMALMTGWMASIVFRKD; this is translated from the coding sequence ATGATGCGCACGCTTCTCGCCATCCTTCTCGTCCTGCTGCTCGGCGGCGCCGCACGCGCCGAGCGGCTGATCGTGTCGGTCTCCAACCACCGCGTCACGGTGACGCCGAACTATTCCGGCGAGGAGCTGGTGCTGTTCGGCTCGGTGGAGAAGGATGCGACGACGCCGGCGGACCGCACCGCCTACGATCTCGTCGTCACCGTGATGGGCCCACGCGCCGACATGGTGACGCGGCGGAAGGAACGTACCTTCGGAATCTGGATCAACACCGACTACCGTCAGTTCCTGCAGGTGCCGAGCTATCTGGCGCTGTTCGCCAACCGTCCCTTCGAAACGATCACCTCGCCCGAGATCGCACGGCGGCAGCAGATCGGGCTGAACAACGTCCTGCTGACGCAACGGGTCAGCGGCGACTTCGCCGACGTGGTGCCGAACGACGCGTTCCGCTCGGCCTTCATCCGCCTGCGTACCCAGCGCGGGCTCTATCGCGAAGACGGCAGCGCGGTCACGTTCCTGACCCCGACGCTGTTCCGGACCGGCATTCCGCTGCCGGCGGAGGTGCCGATCGGGACCTACGAGGTCGAGATCAAGCTGTTCGCGAACGGCGCGTTCATCGGCAAGACCGAGACCGCGTTCGAGATCGTCAAGATCGGCTTCGAGCAGTTCGTCGCCACGACCGCGCGGCACAACGGGTTCCTGTACGGCCTCGCCACCGTGGCGATGGCGCTGATGACGGGATGGATGGCGTCGATCGTGTTCAGGAAGGATTGA
- a CDS encoding sulfite exporter TauE/SafE family protein, protein MQLYLPIADLPVNVLLVLAMGAAVGFVSGMFGIGGGFLMTPLLIFIGITPAVAVASVTSHIAASSFSGALSYWRRRAIDPALASVLLCGGVTGTALGVWTFTQLRALGQLDLMIALSYVVLLTTVGSLMFSEGLRALMRTRRGALPPRRTHNWIHGLPLKMRFKRSKIYLSVIPVVVVGIVIGFIGAIMGIGGGFILVPIMIYLLRVPTSTVIGTSMVLTLVTMLFATMLHAATNHLVDAVLALILMIGGVTGAQFGARAGQKIRGEQLRLLLGLLILSVGIRFAIELVIQPSDLFTIRELGVSG, encoded by the coding sequence ATGCAGCTTTATCTCCCGATCGCCGATCTTCCCGTCAACGTCTTGCTGGTGCTGGCGATGGGGGCCGCGGTCGGCTTCGTCTCGGGCATGTTCGGGATCGGCGGCGGCTTCCTGATGACGCCGCTGCTGATATTCATCGGCATCACGCCCGCGGTCGCGGTCGCCTCGGTCACCAGCCACATCGCGGCCTCCTCGTTCTCCGGCGCGCTGTCCTATTGGCGGCGTCGCGCGATCGATCCGGCGCTGGCGAGCGTCCTGCTCTGCGGCGGCGTGACCGGCACGGCGCTCGGCGTGTGGACCTTCACCCAGCTGCGTGCGCTCGGCCAGCTCGATCTGATGATCGCGCTCTCTTACGTGGTGCTGCTCACCACCGTCGGCAGCCTGATGTTCTCGGAAGGCCTGCGCGCGCTGATGCGGACCCGGCGCGGCGCGCTGCCGCCACGCCGCACGCACAATTGGATCCACGGCCTGCCGCTGAAGATGCGGTTCAAGCGCTCGAAGATCTATCTCTCGGTCATCCCGGTGGTGGTGGTCGGCATCGTGATCGGCTTCATCGGCGCCATCATGGGCATCGGCGGCGGCTTCATCCTGGTGCCGATCATGATCTATCTCTTGCGGGTGCCGACCTCGACGGTGATCGGGACCTCGATGGTGCTGACGCTGGTCACCATGCTGTTCGCGACCATGCTGCACGCGGCGACCAATCACCTGGTCGACGCCGTGCTGGCGCTGATCCTGATGATCGGGGGCGTCACCGGTGCGCAGTTCGGGGCCCGCGCCGGGCAGAAGATCCGCGGCGAGCAGCTGCGCCTGCTGCTCGGCCTGCTGATCCTCTCGGTCGGCATCCGCTTCGCGATCGAGCTGGTGATCCAGCCCTCGGACCTCTTCACCATCCGCGAGCTCGGAGTGAGCGGATGA
- the rpmB gene encoding 50S ribosomal protein L28, translating into MSRRCELTAKGPLVGHKVSHSNIKTKRRFLPNLVNVTFISEALERNVRLRVSTNAVKSVDHNGGLDAYLLKANADALSPRALELKRAIQKKVGPSTAPAKKAS; encoded by the coding sequence ATGTCTCGCCGCTGCGAACTGACGGCCAAGGGCCCCCTCGTCGGCCACAAGGTCAGCCACTCCAACATCAAGACCAAGCGCCGCTTCCTGCCGAACCTCGTCAACGTGACGTTCATCTCGGAAGCCCTGGAGCGCAACGTGCGCCTGCGTGTCTCCACCAACGCGGTGAAGAGCGTCGACCACAATGGCGGCCTCGATGCCTACCTGCTCAAGGCCAACGCCGACGCGCTCTCCCCGCGCGCCCTCGAGCTGAAGCGCGCCATCCAGAAGAAGGTCGGCCCGTCGACCGCGCCGGCGAAGAAGGCGAGCTGA
- a CDS encoding toll/interleukin-1 receptor domain-containing protein: protein MVALRDSVFISHATPEDNAFTLWLGGRLTALGYHVFADILRLKGGDDWERILEDAIRQRAKRFLLVATPGGIQKQGVRNEINLAVETAKKIGDGGFIVPLRLAAYPPPLQIAQTQYINFEKGWAQGLAELLPLLEEANVPKHTAPEETKAWQSLQLKDARSITNGPEQLVSNWLKVTSLPTSIAFFDFKSGIALGSAQKARADCPLPIALHNRGFLSFAPLHQLQEYFGPNLPIEVIDTCDIDTFLSKGWHSQHLAPKDCRPKFTDIVRRALDAHFSSKGLRSFEYASGRLAWWATARHATLDQHTFAWDSLRGRRQLVGRSEKRGFYWHYAVNCIARTNPLRHVRVTGRVVFTSNGSDLIGDTRRLHRMRRTFCKGWRNDKWRDLLLAFWYWMSDGAEFLDIALGEGNAMRLSLPPHLFTAPFGISSPSDALQDDQDDDLLTDYDDDTDDSEEGDGVD, encoded by the coding sequence ATGGTGGCGCTCCGTGACTCTGTATTTATTAGTCACGCTACTCCTGAAGATAACGCTTTCACTCTTTGGCTCGGAGGGCGCCTAACCGCTTTGGGCTATCACGTATTCGCCGACATACTTCGCCTCAAAGGCGGAGACGATTGGGAACGCATTCTCGAGGACGCTATCCGACAACGCGCCAAGCGCTTTCTACTCGTTGCGACGCCAGGCGGCATTCAAAAGCAAGGAGTTCGGAACGAGATTAATCTGGCGGTCGAAACCGCTAAAAAGATTGGGGATGGCGGCTTCATTGTACCGCTCCGGCTCGCTGCTTATCCACCACCGCTACAGATTGCGCAGACTCAGTACATAAACTTCGAAAAGGGTTGGGCTCAGGGTCTCGCTGAACTGTTGCCGCTGCTCGAAGAAGCAAACGTTCCTAAGCACACCGCTCCAGAGGAGACAAAGGCTTGGCAAAGCCTTCAGCTCAAAGATGCAAGATCCATAACTAACGGCCCTGAGCAACTCGTCTCCAATTGGTTAAAAGTAACATCTTTGCCGACGTCAATTGCATTCTTCGATTTCAAAAGCGGCATCGCTCTAGGATCAGCACAAAAGGCGCGAGCAGATTGTCCGCTTCCCATCGCGCTTCACAACCGTGGCTTTCTCAGCTTTGCACCGCTGCACCAGTTGCAAGAGTACTTTGGCCCTAACCTTCCCATCGAAGTGATCGATACTTGCGACATAGACACGTTTCTCTCCAAAGGATGGCACTCGCAACATCTCGCGCCGAAAGATTGCCGTCCCAAATTTACCGACATAGTTCGCCGAGCGCTCGACGCTCACTTCAGTTCTAAGGGATTAAGGTCATTTGAGTACGCCAGCGGTCGACTTGCGTGGTGGGCAACCGCACGTCACGCTACGCTAGATCAACACACTTTCGCGTGGGACTCGCTTAGGGGAAGGCGACAGCTTGTTGGCCGATCCGAGAAGCGAGGCTTTTACTGGCACTATGCCGTCAATTGCATAGCGCGAACCAATCCGTTGCGTCACGTCCGCGTTACCGGGCGAGTAGTATTTACCTCAAATGGCTCTGACCTCATTGGAGATACCCGTCGCCTACACCGGATGCGGCGCACATTCTGCAAGGGATGGAGAAATGACAAGTGGCGAGATCTACTTCTCGCGTTCTGGTATTGGATGAGCGATGGAGCAGAATTCCTAGACATTGCACTTGGCGAAGGAAACGCCATGCGTCTAAGTCTTCCTCCTCACCTTTTCACAGCGCCATTTGGGATAAGCTCTCCGTCCGACGCACTTCAAGACGATCAGGACGATGATCTGCTAACTGACTATGACGACGATACAGACGATAGCGAAGAAGGGGATGGGGTTGACTAA
- a CDS encoding DUF2235 domain-containing protein: protein MDTAHTPDPHPSPKNLVICCDGTGNEISENISNVLKLYRCLRKTDRTQPRQMVFYDPGVGTVTEPTTWHRLKANVNLVLGLATGYGLDDNVLSAYCFLVEHYAPGDKIYLFGFSRGAYTVRVLAGLIHKIGLIRPEQANLAGSGLVAYKQYSGTGRGNDVEDLSDVAFDESGPLPKDAFDLAAQFARITSTRWPTIHFIGVWDTVASVIVPRADRLFWPSLEELAFTLRNPSVRIFRQAIAIDERRCMFRLKKYWEPQEFWSNRYVPDEKKVPQDILQVWFAGVHSDVGGGYAEAESGESKYPLLWMLDEAEKAGLNFNPATIKQLAWGIPRKNSPFHYVAPAYAGKTGELHNSMTAAWRLLEYIPKSAKYREWPERKVVLGFYIPDCEPRLIPDGAHVHESVLKRMAVEPEYRPVNMPKDYVTVPMPVPPRVEPAGESVTG from the coding sequence ATGGACACCGCGCACACCCCCGACCCCCACCCCTCCCCCAAGAACCTCGTCATCTGCTGTGATGGCACTGGCAACGAGATCTCGGAGAACATCTCCAACGTCCTGAAGCTGTATCGCTGCCTGCGCAAGACCGACAGGACGCAGCCGCGGCAGATGGTGTTTTACGATCCCGGGGTAGGCACGGTGACGGAGCCGACGACGTGGCACCGCCTCAAGGCCAACGTCAACCTGGTGCTGGGGCTCGCCACCGGCTACGGGCTCGATGACAACGTGCTCTCGGCCTATTGCTTCCTGGTCGAGCATTACGCGCCGGGCGACAAGATCTATCTGTTCGGTTTTTCGCGCGGCGCCTACACCGTGCGCGTGCTGGCGGGGCTGATCCACAAGATCGGCCTGATCAGGCCGGAGCAGGCGAACCTCGCTGGGAGCGGCCTCGTCGCCTACAAGCAATATTCCGGCACCGGGCGCGGCAACGACGTCGAGGATCTCAGCGACGTCGCGTTCGACGAGAGCGGGCCGCTGCCGAAGGACGCGTTCGATCTCGCCGCGCAGTTCGCGCGCATCACCTCGACGCGCTGGCCGACCATCCACTTCATCGGCGTGTGGGACACGGTCGCGAGCGTGATCGTGCCGCGCGCCGACCGGCTGTTCTGGCCGAGCCTGGAGGAGCTCGCCTTCACGCTGCGCAACCCGAGCGTCAGGATTTTCCGGCAGGCAATCGCGATCGACGAGCGGCGCTGCATGTTCCGCCTCAAGAAGTACTGGGAGCCGCAGGAGTTCTGGAGCAACCGCTACGTGCCTGATGAGAAGAAGGTGCCGCAGGACATCCTGCAGGTGTGGTTCGCCGGCGTGCACAGCGACGTCGGCGGCGGCTATGCCGAGGCCGAGAGCGGCGAGTCCAAATATCCGCTGCTGTGGATGCTGGATGAGGCGGAGAAGGCGGGGCTGAACTTCAACCCCGCGACCATCAAGCAGCTGGCCTGGGGCATCCCGCGCAAGAACTCGCCGTTTCACTATGTCGCGCCGGCCTATGCCGGCAAGACCGGCGAGCTGCACAATTCGATGACGGCCGCCTGGCGGCTGCTGGAGTACATTCCGAAGAGCGCGAAGTACCGGGAGTGGCCGGAGCGGAAGGTGGTGCTCGGCTTCTACATCCCCGATTGCGAGCCGCGCCTCATTCCCGACGGCGCGCATGTGCACGAGAGCGTGCTGAAGCGGATGGCGGTGGAGCCGGAGTATCGGCCGGTGAACATGCCGAAGGACTACGTGACGGTGCCGATGCCGGTGCCGCCGCGGGTGGAGCCGGCGGGGGAGAGCGTGACGGGGTGA
- a CDS encoding PilZ domain-containing protein — protein MPQFPRKYARVKPAGLVSRQAKIITDARAPVIPCTLIDYSPGGACVDLGGQVNIPDRFELLHVNTRKRCRIAWKRGTRVGVVF, from the coding sequence GTGCCGCAATTCCCACGCAAATATGCCCGCGTGAAGCCGGCCGGGCTGGTGTCGCGCCAGGCCAAGATCATCACCGATGCGCGCGCGCCGGTGATCCCCTGCACGCTGATCGACTATTCGCCCGGCGGGGCCTGCGTCGATCTCGGCGGCCAGGTCAACATCCCCGACCGCTTCGAGCTGCTGCACGTCAACACCAGGAAACGCTGCCGCATCGCCTGGAAGCGCGGCACAAGGGTGGGCGTGGTGTTTTAG
- a CDS encoding NADH:flavin oxidoreductase/NADH oxidase, with amino-acid sequence MSVLFSPIKLRGLTLKNRLVVSPMCQYSAHDGVANDWHFTHINNLSLSGAAMFCIEATHVEAIGRITPGCLGLYSDACEAALAPILASVRKHSSTAIAMQLAHAGRKASSARPWDGGQLIPESQGGWQTVGPSAVPHKEGEAAPLALDAAGLKRIREAFVDSTKRAARLGIDAIEVHGAHGYLMHQFLSPISNKRTDEYGGSLENRMRFPLEVFDAVRAAFPADKPVGMRVSSTDWVEGGWDLAQTIAFANALKARGVDWIDASSGGVSPLQKIPLGPGYQVQFAEAIKRETGLATIAVGLITEAGQAEEIVASGKADMVALARGMLYDPRWAWHAAAELGGEVEAPPQYWRSQPSTQKALFGKTNFGAR; translated from the coding sequence ATGTCCGTCCTGTTCTCCCCGATCAAGCTGCGCGGCCTGACCTTGAAGAACCGCCTCGTGGTGTCGCCGATGTGCCAATATTCGGCCCATGACGGCGTCGCCAACGACTGGCACTTCACCCACATCAACAATCTCAGCCTGTCGGGCGCGGCGATGTTCTGCATCGAGGCGACCCATGTCGAGGCGATCGGCCGCATCACGCCGGGCTGTCTCGGGCTCTACAGCGATGCCTGCGAGGCCGCGCTCGCGCCGATCCTCGCCTCGGTGCGCAAGCATAGCTCCACCGCGATCGCGATGCAGCTCGCCCATGCCGGCCGCAAGGCCAGCAGCGCGCGGCCCTGGGACGGCGGCCAGCTGATTCCGGAAAGCCAAGGTGGCTGGCAGACGGTGGGCCCGTCCGCCGTGCCGCACAAGGAGGGCGAGGCCGCCCCGCTCGCGCTCGATGCCGCGGGCCTGAAGCGCATCCGTGAGGCCTTCGTCGACAGCACGAAGCGCGCCGCGCGCCTCGGCATCGACGCCATCGAGGTCCATGGCGCGCACGGCTATCTCATGCATCAATTCCTGTCGCCGATCTCCAACAAGCGCACCGACGAATATGGCGGCAGCCTGGAGAACCGCATGCGCTTTCCGCTCGAGGTGTTCGACGCGGTGCGCGCCGCCTTCCCCGCGGACAAGCCGGTCGGCATGCGGGTGTCCTCGACCGACTGGGTCGAGGGCGGCTGGGACCTTGCGCAGACCATCGCCTTCGCCAACGCCTTGAAGGCGCGCGGCGTCGACTGGATCGATGCCTCCTCCGGCGGCGTCTCGCCGCTGCAGAAGATCCCGCTCGGCCCCGGCTATCAGGTGCAGTTTGCAGAAGCGATCAAGCGCGAGACCGGCCTTGCCACCATCGCCGTCGGCCTGATCACGGAAGCCGGGCAGGCCGAGGAGATCGTCGCATCCGGGAAGGCCGACATGGTCGCGCTCGCCCGCGGCATGCTCTACGACCCGCGCTGGGCCTGGCACGCCGCCGCCGAGCTCGGCGGCGAGGTCGAAGCCCCGCCGCAATATTGGCGCTCGCAGCCCTCCACGCAAAAGGCGCTGTTCGGCAAAACCAATTTCGGGGCGCGGTAG
- a CDS encoding esterase-like activity of phytase family protein — protein MSTHSSRRSFLGLAAAGFSTLAASRIALAQAAAEPPPRPLQIENAVTDPVSVEVNARAIPNFEPRDRTRTRFGSLEYRSGLVLTSAYRGFGGLSGIRLDARGERFLAVSDQGGWFTGRIRYADGKMTGLDEVEAAPLLGAEGRPITEKRLWWDSEAIARDGSLVYVGLERVNQILRYDFAKGGTRARGEVMPVPAGVRKLPSNKGLEALVVVPKGKDQALAGTLIAFSERGLDADGNLTAFLIGGPTPGQFSVRRIDKYDISDAVLLPSGELLILERKFSWFTGVNIRIRSIPLKAIAPGALVDGPALFVADLGHEIDNMEGIDAHVTPEGETVLTLISDDNFSMLQRTLLLQFTLAE, from the coding sequence GTGAGCACGCATTCATCCCGCCGCAGCTTCCTCGGGCTTGCTGCGGCGGGATTCTCCACTCTCGCAGCCTCCCGCATCGCGCTGGCGCAAGCTGCGGCCGAGCCGCCGCCGCGCCCGCTTCAGATCGAGAACGCCGTCACCGATCCGGTCAGCGTCGAGGTCAATGCGCGCGCCATTCCCAATTTCGAGCCGCGCGACCGCACGCGCACGCGCTTCGGCTCGCTGGAGTACCGCAGCGGCCTGGTGCTGACCTCGGCCTATCGCGGCTTCGGCGGCCTGTCCGGCATCCGGCTCGACGCCAGGGGCGAGCGCTTCCTCGCGGTCTCCGACCAGGGCGGCTGGTTCACCGGCCGCATCCGCTATGCCGACGGCAAGATGACCGGTCTCGACGAGGTCGAAGCCGCGCCGCTGTTAGGGGCCGAGGGCCGGCCGATCACCGAGAAGCGGCTGTGGTGGGATTCGGAAGCGATCGCGCGCGACGGCAGCCTCGTCTATGTCGGGCTTGAGCGCGTCAACCAGATCCTGCGCTACGATTTTGCCAAGGGCGGCACGCGCGCCCGCGGCGAGGTGATGCCGGTGCCGGCGGGCGTGCGCAAGCTGCCCTCCAACAAGGGGCTGGAGGCGCTGGTCGTCGTGCCCAAAGGCAAGGACCAGGCGCTCGCGGGCACCCTGATCGCCTTCTCCGAGCGCGGCCTCGACGCCGACGGCAATCTGACGGCATTCCTGATCGGCGGCCCCACGCCCGGGCAGTTCAGCGTGCGCCGCATCGACAAATACGACATCAGCGACGCCGTGCTGCTGCCTTCCGGTGAGCTGCTGATCCTCGAGCGCAAATTCTCCTGGTTCACCGGCGTCAACATCCGCATCCGCTCGATCCCCCTGAAGGCGATCGCGCCGGGCGCGCTGGTCGACGGCCCCGCGCTGTTCGTCGCCGATCTCGGCCACGAGATCGACAACATGGAAGGCATCGACGCCCACGTCACGCCCGAGGGCGAGACCGTGCTGACGCTGATCTCCGACGACAATTTCTCGATGCTGCAGAGGACGCTGCTGCTGCAATTCACGCTGGCCGAGTAG
- the cobT gene encoding cobaltochelatase subunit CobT, with amino-acid sequence MTTSNSKFRSSKEAPTEPFKRSVASCLKAIAKAPELDVSFAAERPGLAPGKARLPEPARKMTKRDAAIVRGHADSIALKLACHDAKLHRKLMPGNPQARGVFEAVEQARVEAIGARRMAGVAKNLTAMLDDHFHRGKFDEITDRADAPLADALAMLVRERLTGMAPPTAAKKMVDLWRPILEDKIGKRLDRLDTLVEDQTRFGDAVHDLLTALELGDERNADSEDDENDDENQDGDNDQSGAEGSPDSDAAQEMSADQAQATSEEMSESAMESAQASTSDSFDDGELGDDETPGEATRPNQHGKNEPRGPEYHAFAPKFDEVIAAEDLCDHDELERLRAYLDKQLAHLQGIVARLANRLQRRLMAQQNRAWEFDLEEGILDPARLSRVVTDPYHPLSFMHEKEATFRDTVVTLLLDNSGSMRGRPITVAATCADILARTLERCGVKVEILGFTTRAWKGGQSREAWLAAGKPANPGRLNDLRHIIYKSADAPWRRARKNLGLMMREGLLKENIDGEALDWAHKRLLGRPEQRKILMMISDGAPVDDSTLSVNPGNYLERHLRHIIEEIETRSPVELIAIGIGHDVTRYYRRAVTIVDAEELGGAITEKLAELFSETATAPTQAPARPRRKLHS; translated from the coding sequence ATGACCACCTCCAACTCCAAATTCCGCAGCAGCAAGGAAGCGCCGACCGAGCCGTTCAAGCGCTCGGTCGCCTCCTGCCTGAAGGCGATCGCCAAGGCGCCGGAGCTCGACGTCTCCTTCGCCGCCGAGCGGCCGGGCCTCGCGCCCGGCAAGGCGCGGCTGCCCGAGCCGGCGCGCAAGATGACCAAGCGCGATGCCGCGATCGTGCGCGGCCATGCCGATTCCATCGCGCTCAAGCTCGCCTGTCATGACGCCAAGCTGCATCGCAAGCTGATGCCGGGCAATCCGCAGGCGCGCGGCGTGTTCGAGGCGGTGGAGCAGGCGCGGGTCGAGGCGATCGGCGCGCGCCGCATGGCGGGCGTGGCCAAGAACCTCACCGCGATGCTCGACGACCATTTCCATCGCGGCAAGTTCGACGAGATCACCGACCGCGCCGACGCCCCGCTCGCCGACGCGCTGGCGATGCTGGTGCGCGAGCGCCTGACCGGCATGGCGCCGCCGACCGCTGCGAAGAAGATGGTCGATCTCTGGCGTCCGATCCTCGAAGACAAGATCGGCAAGCGGCTCGACCGGCTCGATACGCTGGTCGAGGACCAGACCAGGTTCGGCGATGCCGTGCATGACCTCCTGACCGCGCTCGAGCTCGGCGACGAGCGCAACGCCGACAGCGAGGATGACGAAAACGACGACGAGAACCAGGACGGCGACAACGACCAGTCCGGCGCGGAAGGGTCGCCCGATTCCGATGCCGCGCAGGAGATGAGCGCCGACCAGGCCCAGGCGACATCGGAGGAGATGAGCGAGAGCGCGATGGAAAGCGCGCAGGCCTCGACCTCCGACAGCTTCGACGACGGCGAGCTCGGCGATGACGAGACGCCGGGCGAGGCGACGCGTCCAAACCAGCACGGCAAGAACGAGCCGCGCGGGCCGGAATACCACGCCTTCGCACCCAAATTCGACGAGGTGATCGCCGCCGAGGACCTCTGCGACCATGACGAGCTGGAGCGGCTGCGCGCCTATCTCGACAAGCAGCTCGCGCATCTGCAGGGCATCGTCGCCCGCCTCGCCAACCGCCTGCAGCGCCGCCTGATGGCGCAGCAGAACCGCGCCTGGGAGTTCGACCTCGAAGAGGGCATTTTGGACCCCGCGCGCCTGTCGCGCGTCGTCACCGATCCCTATCATCCGCTGTCCTTCATGCACGAGAAGGAGGCGACGTTCCGCGACACCGTGGTGACGCTGCTGCTCGACAATTCCGGCTCGATGCGCGGGCGCCCGATCACGGTCGCGGCCACCTGCGCCGACATCCTCGCGCGCACGCTGGAGCGTTGCGGGGTCAAGGTCGAGATCCTCGGCTTCACCACGCGCGCCTGGAAGGGCGGGCAATCGCGCGAGGCGTGGCTTGCCGCCGGCAAGCCGGCCAATCCCGGCCGCCTCAACGATCTGCGCCACATCATCTACAAGTCCGCGGATGCGCCGTGGCGCCGTGCGCGAAAGAATCTCGGCCTGATGATGCGCGAGGGTCTGCTCAAGGAGAACATCGACGGCGAGGCGCTGGACTGGGCGCACAAGCGCCTGCTCGGCCGGCCCGAGCAGCGCAAGATCCTGATGATGATCTCGGACGGTGCGCCGGTCGACGATTCCACGCTGTCGGTCAATCCCGGCAATTACCTCGAGCGGCACCTGCGCCACATCATCGAGGAGATCGAGACCCGCTCGCCGGTCGAGCTGATCGCGATCGGCATCGGCCATGACGTGACGCGCTACTATCGCCGCGCGGTAACGATCGTGGATGCCGAGGAGCTCGGCGGCGCCATCACCGAGAAGCTCGCCGAGCTGTTCAGCGAGACCGCCACGGCGCCCACGCAAGCACCCGCTCGCCCGCGACGCAAACTGCATTCGTGA